Sequence from the Fictibacillus arsenicus genome:
AAAAACAGCCAAAATAAAAGATTATTTGTATCATTTACTCATTTTATACATATCTTCCCGAAAAAAAGACATACTAAAAAAAGCAAAAAAAGGATATTTGGTCATTGACATGAAAATGCTTTGCTTGCTATAATGAAAATTTTAATTTGACAAAAAAGCACGATTTGTGTTATAATTTGTCTAAGTGAGGTGGAGCCTAAAATGGGTAAAACAATAGTGGACATTAGACGCTCTTTAGAGTCCAACGTGGGTAGAAGACTTTCTTTACGTGCAAATGGCGGTCGACGTAAAACGATCGAACGTTTAGGAACACTAGAAGAAACATACCCAGCAGTTTTTATTATCAAATTAGATCAGGACACCAACGCTTTTGAACGTGTTTCTTATAGTTACGCGGATGTACTCACAGAAACAGTAGAACTTACATTCTTAGAAGATACACAAGCAGCAATCGGGCAGTAAGAACTCTTTACTGCTATTTTTTTTACCCTATGGGGCTGGATTTAAACATACATAAATGAAATACAGGAAGAATTAACCCCTTTTGGAGATACTATAACGTATCGCATATGAAAGGGGTTTTCATCATTATGGGAAGAAGTAAGCATGGAATGATGTCTGAAGGATTAAAGACTGAAATTGCAAAGGAGCTTGGTTTTTACGATAAAGTTCAGCGCGATGGATGGGGCGGTATTTCTTCAAAAGATGCAGGAAATATGGTGAAGCGCGCACTTGAATTAGCAGAGCAAAGAAAAAACTAAGAAAATATGCGATATAACGAAGCCGGAGGTGTTAAGTCTCCGGTTTTCCGCTATCCTGAGAGAAACGATTTTAACTATATTTAAGTGTTCATACTGTGTTACTATTAAAAATATCAAAATTGTGTAAGATTTTTAGGCAGGGATAAAGATGATTAATAATAAAGTATCCATTAAAGCACCGGCAAAAATCAATCTGTCTCTTGATGCATTGCGAAAAAGAGAAGATGGCTTTCATGAAGTAGCCATGGTCATG
This genomic interval carries:
- the veg gene encoding biofilm formation stimulator Veg, coding for MGKTIVDIRRSLESNVGRRLSLRANGGRRKTIERLGTLEETYPAVFIIKLDQDTNAFERVSYSYADVLTETVELTFLEDTQAAIGQ
- a CDS encoding small, acid-soluble spore protein, alpha/beta type codes for the protein MGRSKHGMMSEGLKTEIAKELGFYDKVQRDGWGGISSKDAGNMVKRALELAEQRKN